The Triticum aestivum cultivar Chinese Spring chromosome 3A, IWGSC CS RefSeq v2.1, whole genome shotgun sequence genome includes a region encoding these proteins:
- the LOC123058170 gene encoding probable nucleolar protein 5-1 isoform X2 — MSTRSPWRSTGFHADLCRIREYMLLLFETPSGFAVFLFCGSLINPPRSLEDIWLNFADSNTAKGVVLLMEFQTFEDKSSAINQNTGVSERLADMIRAWLPGKKMAVGKPEYKEIIEERLEIECLYNKRVMEVMWGIQNCMPGLIPIEKSQLAKEDRLPSKGLQKFLKCYDCNVKPEMVNEQIVATASALSECDSVEMKYSVVMREAGAVIKDVSGISCEGWSLLDIATALKMIWKPKKVGNSSLVSKDEALRLVNDASKYEALVNKHACFFPRKCKRPLRFISLTKKC, encoded by the exons ATGTCGACACGGTCGCCCTGGAGGAGCACCGGCTTCCATG CTGACCTATGTCGGATCAGGGAATACATGCTGCTTCTGTTCGAGACACCCTCTGGCTTTGCAGTCTTCCTTTTTTGTGGGTCACTCATTAACCCACCTAGATCTCTGGAG GACATATGGCTTAATTTCGCTGACAGTAACACGGCAAAAGGG GTTGTTTTGCTGATGGAGTTCCAAACTTTTGAGGACAAGTCCAGTGCCATTAATCAGAACACTGGTGTCAGTGAAAGGCTTGCTGACATGATCAGGGCGTGGCTCCCTGGTAAGAAAATGGCAGTCGGAAAGCCTGAATATAAggaaatcattgaagagagattg GAAATAGAATGCCTGTATAATAAACGGGTGATGGAGGTAATGTGGGGCATACAGAATTGCATGCCAGGTTTGATACCTATAGAAAAATCACAGCTGGCTAAAGAGGACCGCCTCCCGAGTAAGGGATTGCAAAAATTCTTGAAGTGTTATGACTGTAATGTCAAACCAGAGATG GTCAATGAACAAATTGTTGCGACGGCTTCCGCATTGTCTGAGTGTGATTCTGTTGAGATGAAATATTCTGTAGTCATGCGCGAAGCAGGTGCTGTCATTAAGGATGTGTCTGGCATCAGCTGTGAGGGTTGGAGCTTACTGGACATTGCAACAGCTCTGAAGATGATATGGAAGCCTAAAAAAGTTGGCAATTCTTCTCTG GTTTCAAAAGATGAGGCACTAAGATTGGTGAACGATGCATCTAAATATGAAGCTCTGGTGAATAAGCATGCTTGTTTTTTTCCGAGAAAATGCAAAAGACCTTTGCGTTTCATTTCATTGACAAAGAAATGTTGA
- the LOC123058170 gene encoding probable nucleolar protein 5-1 isoform X1, with translation MKKRFSSASSHLATKRRRRGAPAPSRPPRPSDLCRIREYMLLLFETPSGFAVFLFCGSLINPPRSLEDIWLNFADSNTAKGVVLLMEFQTFEDKSSAINQNTGVSERLADMIRAWLPGKKMAVGKPEYKEIIEERLEIECLYNKRVMEVMWGIQNCMPGLIPIEKSQLAKEDRLPSKGLQKFLKCYDCNVKPEMVNEQIVATASALSECDSVEMKYSVVMREAGAVIKDVSGISCEGWSLLDIATALKMIWKPKKVGNSSLVSKDEALRLVNDASKYEALVNKHACFFPRKCKRPLRFISLTKKC, from the exons ATGAAGAAGCGATTCTCCTCAGCATCTTCTCATCTGGCGACGAAGAGGCGACGCCGGGGCGCTCCTGCTCCGTCGCGACCCCCACGCCCTT CTGACCTATGTCGGATCAGGGAATACATGCTGCTTCTGTTCGAGACACCCTCTGGCTTTGCAGTCTTCCTTTTTTGTGGGTCACTCATTAACCCACCTAGATCTCTGGAG GACATATGGCTTAATTTCGCTGACAGTAACACGGCAAAAGGG GTTGTTTTGCTGATGGAGTTCCAAACTTTTGAGGACAAGTCCAGTGCCATTAATCAGAACACTGGTGTCAGTGAAAGGCTTGCTGACATGATCAGGGCGTGGCTCCCTGGTAAGAAAATGGCAGTCGGAAAGCCTGAATATAAggaaatcattgaagagagattg GAAATAGAATGCCTGTATAATAAACGGGTGATGGAGGTAATGTGGGGCATACAGAATTGCATGCCAGGTTTGATACCTATAGAAAAATCACAGCTGGCTAAAGAGGACCGCCTCCCGAGTAAGGGATTGCAAAAATTCTTGAAGTGTTATGACTGTAATGTCAAACCAGAGATG GTCAATGAACAAATTGTTGCGACGGCTTCCGCATTGTCTGAGTGTGATTCTGTTGAGATGAAATATTCTGTAGTCATGCGCGAAGCAGGTGCTGTCATTAAGGATGTGTCTGGCATCAGCTGTGAGGGTTGGAGCTTACTGGACATTGCAACAGCTCTGAAGATGATATGGAAGCCTAAAAAAGTTGGCAATTCTTCTCTG GTTTCAAAAGATGAGGCACTAAGATTGGTGAACGATGCATCTAAATATGAAGCTCTGGTGAATAAGCATGCTTGTTTTTTTCCGAGAAAATGCAAAAGACCTTTGCGTTTCATTTCATTGACAAAGAAATGTTGA
- the LOC123058170 gene encoding probable nucleolar protein 5-1 isoform X3 → MLLLFETPSGFAVFLFCGSLINPPRSLEDIWLNFADSNTAKGVVLLMEFQTFEDKSSAINQNTGVSERLADMIRAWLPGKKMAVGKPEYKEIIEERLEIECLYNKRVMEVMWGIQNCMPGLIPIEKSQLAKEDRLPSKGLQKFLKCYDCNVKPEMVNEQIVATASALSECDSVEMKYSVVMREAGAVIKDVSGISCEGWSLLDIATALKMIWKPKKVGNSSLVSKDEALRLVNDASKYEALVNKHACFFPRKCKRPLRFISLTKKC, encoded by the exons ATGCTGCTTCTGTTCGAGACACCCTCTGGCTTTGCAGTCTTCCTTTTTTGTGGGTCACTCATTAACCCACCTAGATCTCTGGAG GACATATGGCTTAATTTCGCTGACAGTAACACGGCAAAAGGG GTTGTTTTGCTGATGGAGTTCCAAACTTTTGAGGACAAGTCCAGTGCCATTAATCAGAACACTGGTGTCAGTGAAAGGCTTGCTGACATGATCAGGGCGTGGCTCCCTGGTAAGAAAATGGCAGTCGGAAAGCCTGAATATAAggaaatcattgaagagagattg GAAATAGAATGCCTGTATAATAAACGGGTGATGGAGGTAATGTGGGGCATACAGAATTGCATGCCAGGTTTGATACCTATAGAAAAATCACAGCTGGCTAAAGAGGACCGCCTCCCGAGTAAGGGATTGCAAAAATTCTTGAAGTGTTATGACTGTAATGTCAAACCAGAGATG GTCAATGAACAAATTGTTGCGACGGCTTCCGCATTGTCTGAGTGTGATTCTGTTGAGATGAAATATTCTGTAGTCATGCGCGAAGCAGGTGCTGTCATTAAGGATGTGTCTGGCATCAGCTGTGAGGGTTGGAGCTTACTGGACATTGCAACAGCTCTGAAGATGATATGGAAGCCTAAAAAAGTTGGCAATTCTTCTCTG GTTTCAAAAGATGAGGCACTAAGATTGGTGAACGATGCATCTAAATATGAAGCTCTGGTGAATAAGCATGCTTGTTTTTTTCCGAGAAAATGCAAAAGACCTTTGCGTTTCATTTCATTGACAAAGAAATGTTGA